From one Acidibrevibacterium fodinaquatile genomic stretch:
- a CDS encoding MarR family winged helix-turn-helix transcriptional regulator, with translation MTGEVESTAVAPPSAGVARLGDIGLQNFAPYLMNRIMGRYNASLREEMAALGLTTAKMRTLAVLSVIDGLQISRLAVYAVIETSTLSRALDALESEGLVRREADASDSRASRVAITRAGRAAFDRLWPAMAQSYARMFSGIPESERQAFVATLQKILANIRKHDF, from the coding sequence ATGACCGGCGAGGTCGAATCGACCGCGGTCGCGCCGCCTTCCGCCGGGGTTGCGCGCCTCGGCGACATCGGCTTGCAGAATTTCGCACCCTATCTCATGAACCGCATTATGGGCCGCTACAATGCCAGCCTGCGCGAGGAGATGGCGGCGCTCGGCCTGACGACGGCGAAAATGCGCACATTGGCGGTGCTTTCGGTGATCGATGGGCTTCAAATCAGCCGGCTCGCGGTCTATGCGGTCATCGAGACCTCGACCCTGAGCCGCGCCTTGGATGCGCTGGAATCGGAAGGGCTGGTGCGCCGCGAAGCCGACGCGAGCGACAGCCGCGCGAGCCGCGTTGCGATCACCCGGGCTGGCCGCGCCGCCTTCGACCGGCTCTGGCCGGCAATGGCGCAGAGTTATGCCCGCATGTTCTCCGGCATTCCCGAGAGCGAACGCCAGGCGTTCGTCGCCACGCTGCAAAAAATTCTTGCCAATATCCGCAAGCACGATTTCTGA
- a CDS encoding phytoene desaturase family protein, with amino-acid sequence MPDRAAPAWDHVIIGSGINALVAAARLTGKGARVLILEREDEVGGCMKTAEITLPGFHHDVMAATFVLFLTSPAHAALGPALARHGLTFCHTPHPTAVLRPDGRALVLTMERAANVAAFAALSPGDGAAHAADVGEIEAEAPLLFALLGGALWDWRTLGLLAREAWRRGPRGLAAWMGRALIPARAWLEATYGSDMVRALWAPWVLHTGLTPDAAYSGQMGKVIAFALEAAGAPIAKGGAGAVARAFRSLIEAQGGVIRTGTDVERILVSNRRVAGVATTSGEVITAPSVIASVAPSQLYTRLLGGTDLPEERAAARRFRHGRGNFQLHFALSRPPEWRTPGLDQVALIHLSDGIDAVSQSANEAERGLLPAMPTVCVGQPHRLDPSRCPDGQAILWLQIPDAPRVIKGDAAGAIPTTSAWTEATREAFADRIEAILARHIANFPAIRLARRAFSPADLEAMNINLVGGDPYGGACAIDQFFLWRPFAHTVNAETPIRGLHHIGASTHPGPGLGGGSGYLVAKRLGA; translated from the coding sequence ATGCCGGACAGGGCGGCGCCGGCGTGGGATCACGTCATCATCGGCAGCGGCATCAACGCGCTCGTCGCGGCGGCGCGGCTGACCGGCAAGGGGGCCAGGGTTCTCATCCTCGAACGCGAGGACGAGGTGGGCGGCTGCATGAAAACGGCCGAAATCACCCTGCCCGGCTTCCATCATGACGTGATGGCCGCGACCTTCGTGCTGTTCCTGACGTCTCCAGCCCATGCCGCCCTGGGCCCGGCGCTGGCGCGACATGGGCTGACATTTTGCCACACGCCGCATCCGACCGCGGTTTTGCGCCCCGATGGGCGCGCCTTGGTGTTGACGATGGAGCGGGCGGCCAATGTCGCGGCGTTCGCGGCCCTCTCGCCCGGCGATGGCGCAGCCCACGCAGCGGACGTGGGCGAGATCGAGGCCGAAGCGCCGTTGCTGTTCGCGTTACTGGGCGGCGCGCTCTGGGATTGGCGGACGCTCGGGCTCCTTGCGCGCGAGGCCTGGCGGCGCGGTCCGCGGGGTTTGGCGGCGTGGATGGGCCGCGCGTTGATCCCGGCCCGCGCCTGGCTGGAAGCAACCTATGGCTCGGATATGGTGCGGGCGCTGTGGGCACCGTGGGTGCTGCACACCGGCCTCACCCCGGACGCGGCCTATTCCGGCCAGATGGGCAAGGTCATCGCCTTCGCCCTCGAAGCCGCCGGGGCGCCCATCGCCAAGGGAGGTGCCGGCGCGGTGGCGCGGGCCTTCCGTTCGTTGATCGAGGCGCAAGGCGGCGTGATCCGCACCGGCACCGATGTCGAGAGGATTCTCGTCTCGAACCGGCGGGTGGCGGGCGTCGCCACGACCTCGGGCGAGGTGATCACAGCGCCGTCCGTCATCGCCTCGGTCGCGCCAAGCCAGCTCTATACCCGCCTGCTCGGTGGGACCGATCTGCCCGAAGAGCGCGCCGCCGCACGGCGTTTCCGCCACGGTCGCGGCAATTTCCAGCTCCATTTTGCTCTCTCGCGGCCACCGGAATGGCGGACGCCGGGCCTCGATCAGGTTGCCCTGATCCACCTCTCGGACGGGATCGACGCGGTTTCCCAATCCGCCAACGAGGCCGAACGCGGGCTGCTGCCGGCAATGCCCACCGTCTGCGTCGGCCAGCCGCACCGGCTCGATCCCTCCCGCTGTCCAGACGGCCAGGCGATCCTCTGGCTGCAAATTCCCGATGCCCCCCGCGTCATCAAGGGCGACGCCGCCGGCGCCATCCCGACCACATCGGCGTGGACCGAGGCCACCCGCGAAGCCTTCGCCGATCGGATCGAGGCGATCCTTGCCCGCCACATCGCCAACTTCCCAGCGATCCGATTGGCCCGCCGCGCCTTCTCGCCGGCGGATCTCGAAGCCATGAACATCAACCTCGTTGGTGGCGATCCCTATGGCGGGGCCTGCGCGATCGACCAGTTTTTCCTCTGGCGCCCCTTCGCGCACACGGTAAATGCCGAGACGCCGATCCGCGGCCTGCACCATATCGGCGCCTCGACCCATCCCGGGCCGGGACTTGGCGGCGGCTCGGGCTATTTGGTGGCGAAAAGGCTCGGCGCATGA
- a CDS encoding bifunctional salicylyl-CoA 5-hydroxylase/oxidoreductase: MKILCLGGGPAGLYFAISMKLRNPEHAVTVLERNRANDTFGWGVVLSDDALSRMQKNDPQSTDAIRNHFVYWDDIAVVHNGVRTVSGGHGFAGIGRKQMLSLLQERAAALGVAMRFETEFKSASDYRGDYDLVVGCDGINSRVRAEYGDIFKPDIDLRKCKFIWLGTHQKFDDAFTFIFEKTEHGWVWAHAYQFDADTATFIVECLPETWERWGFAQMSSEESVETCRRIFARHLGGHGLMSNAKHLRGAAIWIQFPRVICETWHHGNVVLMGDAAATAHFSIGSGSRLAFDSAIALADYLHSEPTMAGAFERYQAERRVEVLRLQSAARNSLEWFEEVERYLDMPQAQFAYSLLTRSQRISHENLRVRDPKWLGEAEAWFQKRADGRPGRAPMFAPLRLRGLTLMNRVVVSPMAQYKAVDGRPTDWHFVHYAERAKGGAGLVITEMTCVSPEGRITPGCPGLYAPAHEAAWKRLVDFVHAETEAKICCQIGHSGCKGSTQLGWEVMDAPLASGNWPTMSASAVAWSAANPAPKAMDRADMERVRAQFVAAAAMAARAGFDMVELHAAHGYLLSSFISPLSNRRTDAYGGSLENRLRYPLEVFAAMRAVLPEAMPMSVRISATDWVGERGVTPEEAVTIARAFAAAGADIIDVSAGQTSTAARPVYGRMFQTPFSDRIRNVAGIKTMAVGNIYETDHVNSILMAGRADLVCLARPHLADPYWTLHAAVALGDEEMAWPLPYLAGRDQARRLRERQQESIRV; the protein is encoded by the coding sequence ATGAAAATTCTTTGTCTCGGCGGCGGCCCGGCCGGGCTTTATTTTGCCATCAGCATGAAATTGCGCAACCCCGAGCATGCGGTAACGGTTCTGGAGCGCAACCGCGCGAACGATACTTTTGGCTGGGGTGTCGTGTTGTCCGATGATGCGCTGAGCCGGATGCAAAAGAACGATCCGCAATCGACCGACGCGATCCGCAACCATTTCGTCTATTGGGACGACATCGCGGTTGTGCACAACGGGGTACGCACCGTCTCCGGCGGGCATGGCTTCGCGGGGATCGGACGCAAGCAGATGCTGAGCCTTCTGCAAGAGCGCGCCGCTGCGCTCGGCGTCGCTATGCGGTTTGAGACCGAATTCAAATCGGCTTCGGACTATCGCGGGGATTACGATCTGGTCGTTGGCTGCGACGGCATCAATAGCCGCGTGCGCGCCGAATATGGCGATATTTTCAAGCCGGATATCGATCTCCGCAAATGCAAATTCATCTGGCTCGGCACGCATCAGAAATTCGACGATGCCTTCACCTTCATCTTCGAGAAGACCGAGCATGGCTGGGTCTGGGCGCATGCCTATCAGTTCGATGCCGATACCGCGACGTTCATCGTCGAGTGTTTGCCCGAGACGTGGGAGCGCTGGGGTTTTGCGCAGATGTCGTCTGAGGAATCGGTCGAGACCTGCCGGCGGATCTTCGCGCGCCATCTCGGTGGGCATGGCCTCATGTCGAACGCGAAGCATCTGCGCGGCGCGGCGATTTGGATCCAGTTTCCCCGCGTGATCTGCGAGACTTGGCACCATGGCAATGTCGTGCTGATGGGCGACGCCGCGGCGACCGCGCATTTCTCGATCGGCTCGGGCTCGCGCCTCGCCTTCGATAGCGCCATCGCGCTCGCCGATTACCTGCATTCCGAACCGACGATGGCGGGCGCGTTCGAACGCTATCAGGCGGAGCGGCGGGTGGAGGTGCTGCGGCTGCAATCGGCGGCACGAAACTCTCTCGAATGGTTCGAGGAGGTGGAGCGCTATCTCGACATGCCGCAAGCGCAATTCGCCTATTCGCTGCTGACCCGCAGCCAGCGGATCAGCCATGAGAATTTGCGCGTGCGCGACCCGAAATGGCTGGGCGAGGCCGAGGCGTGGTTTCAGAAACGGGCTGACGGCCGGCCAGGCCGCGCGCCGATGTTCGCGCCCTTGCGTCTGCGCGGGCTGACGCTCATGAACCGCGTCGTGGTCTCGCCGATGGCGCAATATAAAGCCGTGGACGGTCGGCCGACCGATTGGCACTTCGTTCATTACGCCGAGCGCGCCAAGGGCGGCGCCGGACTCGTCATCACCGAAATGACATGTGTCTCCCCCGAGGGGCGGATCACCCCGGGCTGCCCCGGTCTTTACGCGCCCGCTCACGAAGCAGCGTGGAAGCGGCTGGTCGATTTCGTCCATGCCGAGACCGAAGCGAAGATTTGCTGCCAGATCGGGCATTCGGGATGCAAGGGTTCGACCCAGCTCGGCTGGGAGGTGATGGATGCGCCGCTCGCCTCTGGCAACTGGCCGACGATGTCGGCGTCCGCCGTCGCATGGAGTGCCGCGAACCCGGCGCCGAAGGCCATGGATCGCGCCGACATGGAGAGGGTGAGGGCGCAATTCGTGGCGGCGGCGGCGATGGCGGCACGCGCCGGCTTTGACATGGTCGAACTGCACGCGGCGCACGGCTACCTGCTTTCTTCCTTTATCTCGCCGCTTTCCAATCGGCGCACTGACGCCTATGGCGGCAGCCTCGAAAATCGTCTGCGTTATCCCCTGGAGGTATTTGCCGCCATGCGCGCGGTCCTGCCCGAGGCCATGCCGATGAGCGTGCGGATCAGCGCGACCGATTGGGTGGGGGAACGGGGCGTGACCCCGGAGGAGGCGGTGACGATCGCTCGCGCTTTCGCGGCCGCGGGGGCCGACATCATCGATGTCTCGGCCGGCCAGACCTCGACCGCGGCGCGTCCGGTGTATGGCCGGATGTTTCAGACCCCGTTCAGCGATCGCATCCGCAACGTCGCCGGGATCAAGACGATGGCGGTCGGCAATATCTACGAGACCGACCATGTGAACTCGATCCTGATGGCAGGGCGCGCCGATCTGGTCTGCCTGGCGCGGCCGCACTTGGCCGATCCTTATTGGACGCTGCATGCCGCGGTCGCGTTGGGGGACGAGGAGATGGCGTGGCCGCTGCCCTATCTTGCGGGGCGCGATCAGGCGCGGCGGCTGCGCGAGCGCCAGCAGGAAAGCATCCGGGTATGA
- a CDS encoding MarR family winged helix-turn-helix transcriptional regulator: MISAEHPDPLSKRRLKTWIRLLGVTRQVENRLREFLRVNHNTTLPRFDVMAALWRRREGIGMTELSRMLLVSNGNATAVVARLEEDGLVQRMRKPDDGRAILVALTDAGLRQFERIAAAHEKAVSRLFAGLTDTDLDLLTDILRRARTEESK, encoded by the coding sequence ATGATTTCCGCCGAACACCCAGATCCGCTTTCCAAGCGCCGCTTGAAAACCTGGATCAGGCTTCTCGGTGTCACCCGCCAGGTGGAGAATCGGTTGCGCGAATTCCTGCGGGTGAACCATAACACCACCTTGCCGCGCTTTGACGTGATGGCAGCACTCTGGCGCCGGCGCGAGGGCATCGGCATGACGGAATTGTCGCGGATGTTGCTCGTGTCAAACGGCAACGCGACGGCGGTGGTGGCGCGGCTGGAGGAGGACGGCCTTGTTCAACGAATGCGCAAACCCGATGACGGGCGGGCGATCCTTGTGGCTCTGACCGATGCGGGGCTGCGCCAGTTCGAGCGCATCGCAGCGGCGCACGAGAAGGCGGTGAGCCGGCTGTTCGCCGGCCTCACCGACACCGATCTCGACCTGCTCACCGACATCCTGCGCCGTGCCCGAACAGAAGAGAGCAAATGA
- a CDS encoding thiamine pyrophosphate-dependent enzyme, with translation MAERSFAEEVKKLRLGDGEIFTGEGILAITKALLECGVGYVGGYQGAPISHLMDVLADAQEILAELGVRFEANASEAAATAMLAASVHYPIRGAVTYKGPVGLNVGSDALANLASAGVTGGALIIVGEDYGEGSSIMQERSHAFAMKSQAWLIDPRPNLPAIVKAVEQGFALSEASNTPVMLMMRIRSCHVTGSFKTRANRRPPMTVAEALANPRSDFNRVVLPPMSYVQEQDKVKNRWPAALTFIQAHGLNERFGPEEAPVGIVMQGGMYNGVIRALQRLGLADLHGESQIPLYVLGVTYPLVAEEFLSFCAGKEAVLVVEEGQPDFIEQAFAAMLYKAGARVALHGKDVFPMAGEYTGQVMLDGIEGFLRKAAPAYLPAQRRAPNAEKPPLPDLSKTVPIRPPGFCIGCPERPIFAALKLAQGELGKHQIAGDIGCHLFASLPPFEVGGATMGYGLGPASNAAFDGGGEKRAISIIGDGGFWHNGLSSSIGNAVFNKSDTLTVVVDNYYSAATGGQDVLSSRADNATKSTKHPITAALKGVGVEWVREIDRTYDVPKMLATIRDALISDYAGPKVIVASSECMLNRQRRERPLRNQAIREGRRVETPRFGVDEAICTGDHACMRLSGCPSLSLKVLDDPLRDDPVAAIDASCVGCGNCGEVADAAVLCPSFYRADIVHNPTTRERKSARLAARIIAWLQTRRAARRLDFAGEPA, from the coding sequence ATGGCAGAACGGTCATTCGCAGAGGAAGTCAAAAAGCTGCGGCTCGGTGACGGGGAGATTTTCACCGGCGAGGGGATCCTCGCCATCACCAAGGCACTTTTGGAATGCGGCGTCGGCTATGTCGGCGGCTATCAGGGGGCGCCGATCAGCCACCTGATGGACGTGCTGGCCGATGCGCAGGAAATCCTCGCCGAGCTCGGCGTGCGCTTTGAGGCCAACGCCTCAGAGGCCGCGGCGACGGCGATGCTGGCGGCCTCGGTGCATTATCCGATCCGCGGCGCGGTGACATACAAGGGGCCGGTCGGGCTCAATGTCGGCTCGGACGCCCTGGCCAATCTCGCCTCCGCGGGCGTGACCGGCGGCGCGCTGATTATCGTCGGCGAGGATTATGGCGAAGGCTCCTCGATCATGCAGGAACGGAGCCATGCCTTCGCGATGAAAAGCCAAGCCTGGCTGATCGACCCGCGGCCGAACCTGCCCGCCATCGTCAAGGCGGTGGAACAGGGTTTCGCGCTCTCGGAGGCGTCGAACACGCCGGTGATGCTGATGATGCGCATCCGCTCCTGCCATGTCACCGGCAGCTTCAAGACGCGCGCGAACCGCCGGCCGCCGATGACGGTGGCCGAGGCGCTGGCGAACCCGCGGAGCGATTTCAACCGCGTGGTGCTGCCGCCAATGTCTTACGTGCAGGAACAGGACAAAGTGAAAAACCGCTGGCCGGCGGCGCTGACATTCATCCAAGCGCACGGGCTCAATGAACGCTTCGGGCCGGAGGAGGCGCCAGTCGGGATCGTCATGCAGGGCGGCATGTATAATGGCGTGATCCGCGCGCTGCAGCGTCTGGGGCTCGCCGATCTCCACGGCGAAAGCCAGATCCCGCTTTACGTGCTTGGCGTCACCTATCCGCTGGTCGCCGAGGAGTTTCTTTCCTTTTGCGCGGGCAAAGAGGCCGTGCTGGTGGTCGAGGAAGGCCAGCCCGACTTCATCGAGCAGGCCTTCGCCGCCATGCTTTATAAAGCCGGGGCACGGGTCGCCCTCCACGGCAAAGACGTTTTTCCGATGGCGGGCGAATATACCGGTCAGGTGATGCTCGATGGGATCGAGGGTTTCCTGCGCAAAGCCGCCCCCGCCTATCTGCCGGCGCAGCGCCGTGCCCCCAATGCCGAAAAGCCGCCGCTCCCGGATCTCTCCAAAACCGTGCCGATCCGCCCGCCAGGATTCTGCATCGGCTGCCCCGAGCGCCCGATCTTCGCCGCGCTGAAACTCGCGCAAGGCGAACTCGGCAAACACCAGATCGCCGGTGACATCGGCTGCCATCTTTTCGCCTCCCTGCCGCCGTTTGAGGTCGGCGGCGCGACGATGGGCTATGGCCTCGGCCCCGCTTCCAATGCGGCGTTCGATGGCGGCGGCGAAAAGCGGGCGATCTCGATCATCGGCGATGGTGGATTCTGGCACAATGGCCTCTCCTCCTCGATCGGCAACGCGGTCTTCAATAAATCCGATACGCTGACGGTGGTCGTCGACAACTACTACTCCGCCGCGACCGGCGGTCAGGATGTGCTGTCCTCGCGCGCCGATAATGCGACGAAATCAACGAAACACCCGATCACCGCGGCGCTGAAGGGCGTCGGCGTCGAGTGGGTTCGCGAGATCGACCGCACCTATGACGTGCCGAAAATGCTGGCGACGATCCGCGATGCGCTGATCAGCGACTATGCCGGGCCGAAGGTCATCGTCGCCTCGTCTGAGTGCATGCTGAACCGCCAGCGCCGCGAACGGCCGCTCCGCAACCAGGCGATCCGCGAGGGAAGGCGCGTCGAGACGCCGCGTTTCGGTGTGGATGAGGCGATCTGCACCGGCGATCATGCCTGCATGCGGCTCTCGGGCTGCCCGTCGCTATCGCTGAAGGTGCTGGATGATCCGCTGCGCGACGATCCCGTCGCCGCGATCGACGCGAGTTGCGTCGGCTGCGGCAATTGCGGCGAGGTCGCCGATGCCGCCGTGCTCTGCCCGTCCTTTTATCGCGCCGATATCGTCCATAACCCGACGACGCGGGAGCGCAAAAGCGCCCGCTTGGCCGCGCGGATCATCGCCTGGCTGCAAACGCGGCGCGCGGCGAGACGGCTCGATTTCGCGGGAGAGCCGGCATGA
- a CDS encoding RidA family protein has protein sequence MTTPHQILHPKHWKATSGYTSGLAASGRVVFTSGIVGWNAEQIFESDDFVAQAEQCLKNIVAVLAEAGARPEHLVRLTWYVTSKEDYLNNLKALGRAYKAVIGRHYPAMAVVQVVALIDEGAKLEIEATAVIPA, from the coding sequence ATGACCACCCCGCATCAGATCCTGCATCCGAAACATTGGAAAGCGACATCCGGCTATACCAGCGGCCTCGCCGCCAGCGGCCGCGTCGTTTTCACCAGCGGCATCGTCGGCTGGAATGCCGAACAGATATTCGAAAGCGACGATTTCGTGGCGCAAGCAGAACAATGTCTGAAAAACATCGTCGCCGTGCTGGCCGAGGCCGGCGCCCGGCCGGAGCATTTGGTAAGGCTTACCTGGTATGTCACCTCGAAAGAGGATTACCTGAACAATCTCAAGGCGCTTGGCCGTGCCTATAAAGCGGTGATCGGCAGACACTATCCGGCGATGGCGGTGGTGCAGGTCGTCGCCCTCATCGATGAGGGCGCCAAGCTCGAGATCGAGGCCACCGCAGTCATTCCCGCCTGA
- a CDS encoding indolepyruvate oxidoreductase subunit beta family protein, with product MNAPFTAAAPDPHLDGVLKLAIMAVGGQGGGVLTNWLESIARANGYAVQATSVAGVAQRTGATIYYLEMAPESGRAPVFALLPAAGDVDVLVAAEMMEAGRAILRGFVTPDRTTLIASSHRALAVSEKIAPGHGIANAEEVMAAIESAARRHIVFDMERIAAESGTVISASLLGAIAGAGVLPFTRDAFEAAIRASGRGEKASLAAFAKAYDIAAAGGEGAHADRRAHDVAPPVSAVSPAGPARLLAEWRELATRAASLPEPARDMALAGLRKVVDFQDVAYGRAYLDRLDAVKARDDAARGWLLTREAAKYIANAMAYDDVIRVADLKTRPDRIRRIAREMQADEEKVLHLTEFFHPRAEELVGLLPARIGAAVASRPGWMRWIDRHFGKGRRLRSDRLWPFLQLYLVGGLRRWRRATLRYREEEAHLQNWLAAALAHLPTDYDLAVETLRARRLIKGYSDTHARGVSKYDRVMAGITRLAGRPDAADWARRLREAAMRDEKGDALDGMLATIRSFL from the coding sequence ATGAACGCCCCTTTCACCGCCGCGGCGCCCGACCCGCATCTCGACGGCGTCCTCAAGCTCGCCATCATGGCGGTCGGCGGCCAAGGCGGCGGCGTGTTGACCAATTGGCTGGAAAGCATCGCCCGCGCCAATGGCTACGCGGTGCAGGCGACATCGGTCGCGGGCGTCGCCCAGCGCACCGGCGCCACGATCTATTACCTCGAGATGGCGCCCGAGTCCGGGCGTGCCCCGGTCTTCGCGCTTTTGCCGGCGGCGGGCGATGTCGATGTCCTGGTCGCGGCCGAGATGATGGAGGCGGGACGCGCCATCCTGCGGGGTTTCGTGACCCCGGACCGCACGACGCTGATCGCCTCCAGCCACCGCGCGCTGGCGGTCTCGGAGAAGATCGCGCCCGGCCACGGCATCGCGAACGCAGAAGAGGTGATGGCCGCGATCGAAAGCGCCGCGCGCCGCCACATCGTCTTCGACATGGAGCGCATCGCCGCCGAGAGCGGCACGGTGATTTCGGCGAGCCTGCTCGGCGCCATCGCCGGCGCCGGCGTGCTTCCCTTCACCCGCGACGCTTTCGAGGCGGCGATCCGTGCGAGCGGCCGCGGCGAGAAGGCCAGTCTGGCCGCCTTCGCCAAAGCGTATGACATCGCGGCAGCCGGGGGCGAAGGCGCGCACGCCGATCGCCGCGCGCACGATGTCGCGCCCCCCGTGAGCGCCGTCAGCCCGGCCGGGCCGGCGCGGTTGCTCGCGGAATGGCGGGAACTCGCCACCCGCGCCGCTTCCTTGCCCGAACCGGCGCGCGACATGGCGCTCGCGGGTTTGCGCAAAGTCGTCGATTTTCAGGATGTCGCTTATGGCCGCGCCTATCTCGATCGGCTCGACGCGGTAAAAGCGCGAGACGATGCCGCGCGGGGCTGGCTTCTGACGCGCGAGGCCGCGAAATACATCGCCAACGCCATGGCCTATGACGACGTCATTCGCGTCGCCGATCTCAAAACCCGGCCCGATCGCATCCGACGTATCGCCCGCGAGATGCAGGCGGATGAGGAGAAGGTGTTACACCTTACCGAATTCTTCCACCCACGGGCGGAGGAGTTGGTCGGGCTTCTGCCGGCACGCATCGGCGCGGCGGTGGCATCGCGGCCGGGCTGGATGCGCTGGATCGATCGCCACTTCGGCAAAGGGCGCCGCCTGCGCAGCGACCGGCTTTGGCCCTTTCTGCAGCTCTATCTTGTCGGCGGGCTGCGGCGCTGGCGGCGCGCGACGCTCCGCTATCGGGAAGAAGAGGCGCATTTGCAAAACTGGCTCGCCGCCGCCTTGGCTCATCTGCCGACGGACTACGATCTCGCGGTGGAAACCCTCCGCGCCCGGCGGCTGATCAAAGGCTATTCCGACACCCATGCCCGCGGGGTTTCGAAATATGACCGGGTCATGGCGGGCATTACGCGTCTCGCCGGCCGCCCCGATGCCGCCGATTGGGCCCGGCGCCTGCGCGAAGCGGCGATGCGGGACGAGAAGGGCGATGCTCTCGACGGGATGCTGGCGACCATCCGATCCTTCCTCTGA
- a CDS encoding SDR family NAD(P)-dependent oxidoreductase — protein MTLSGKRVLITGGGSGAGADLARGFAAHGADIVIAGRRRAPLEAVAASAPNIRWVEADVTDEARVAALFAAAGRCDIVIANAGAADSEVLARTTLAQWQAMIAVNLTGVFLTLRDGLNQMSGWGRLIAVASTAGLKGYAKVAPYAAAKHGVVGLVRSLALEIASRPVTVNALCPGFLDTPMTDRAIAVIVEKTGRSPAAARAALAGLNPQGRLIPPAEVTSAALWLCAPGAEGVNGQAIAISGGEI, from the coding sequence ATGACCCTTTCGGGAAAACGGGTGTTGATCACCGGTGGGGGAAGCGGCGCGGGCGCCGATCTCGCCCGCGGTTTCGCCGCCCACGGGGCAGATATCGTCATCGCCGGCCGCCGCCGCGCGCCGCTCGAGGCGGTTGCCGCCAGCGCTCCCAATATCCGCTGGGTCGAGGCGGATGTGACCGATGAAGCGCGGGTCGCCGCCCTCTTTGCCGCCGCTGGCCGCTGTGACATCGTCATCGCCAATGCCGGCGCGGCCGATAGCGAGGTTTTGGCGCGCACGACACTCGCGCAGTGGCAGGCGATGATCGCGGTCAACCTCACCGGCGTGTTTCTGACGCTGCGCGACGGGCTGAACCAAATGTCGGGCTGGGGGCGGCTGATCGCGGTGGCCTCGACCGCTGGCCTCAAGGGCTATGCCAAGGTCGCGCCCTATGCCGCGGCCAAGCATGGCGTGGTGGGATTGGTCCGCTCGCTCGCCTTGGAAATCGCGTCGCGGCCGGTGACGGTGAATGCGCTCTGCCCTGGGTTTCTCGATACGCCGATGACCGATCGTGCCATCGCGGTGATCGTCGAGAAGACCGGCCGCAGCCCGGCGGCGGCGCGCGCGGCGCTCGCCGGGCTGAACCCGCAAGGCCGCCTGATCCCACCGGCGGAGGTGACGTCGGCCGCGCTTTGGCTCTGCGCGCCGGGGGCGGAGGGGGTGAATGGCCAAGCGATCGCCATCTCGGGTGGGGAGATATGA